Proteins encoded in a region of the Acidobacteriota bacterium genome:
- the dapF gene encoding diaminopimelate epimerase, protein MSTAAPNRKRSFYKVSGGGNDFIAFPDGTGAAAPTSPVPTAEQIRAWCRRGLSLGADGIFVLRPGTSSVVMEHFNADGSASDLCLNGTRCAARLAFELGWAEERVVIVTGAGQVVARDAGRAGIELELPLPKEAPREIIATVQTGEHAALEISGTLLTVGVPHLILDQPKGLAAATVESLGKALVHHPAVGPAGANIDFVHWPTPDRLEIRTYERGVYGETLACGTGVMAAVAARLHARRARLPQCQLPVTALTRGGFELRVAGEEDPAASPFPLKSWSLTGDARLVARGELLPGALALPDEPVWS, encoded by the coding sequence GTGAGCACAGCTGCCCCCAACCGGAAACGGAGCTTCTACAAGGTCTCCGGCGGCGGCAACGACTTCATCGCCTTCCCCGACGGCACCGGCGCCGCGGCACCGACGTCACCGGTACCGACCGCGGAGCAAATCCGCGCCTGGTGCCGCCGCGGCCTGTCCCTGGGCGCCGACGGCATCTTCGTCTTGCGTCCCGGCACATCGTCCGTGGTGATGGAGCATTTCAACGCCGACGGCTCCGCCTCCGACCTCTGCCTCAACGGCACCCGCTGCGCCGCCCGCCTGGCCTTCGAGCTGGGCTGGGCCGAGGAGCGGGTGGTGATCGTCACCGGCGCCGGCCAGGTTGTAGCGAGGGATGCTGGAAGGGCGGGCATCGAGCTAGAGCTGCCGCTACCGAAAGAGGCTCCGCGAGAGATCATCGCGACCGTCCAGACGGGAGAGCATGCCGCCCTCGAGATCTCCGGTACCCTGCTCACCGTCGGCGTCCCGCACCTGATTCTCGACCAGCCGAAGGGCCTCGCCGCAGCAACCGTGGAGAGCCTGGGCAAGGCCCTGGTCCACCACCCGGCGGTGGGACCCGCCGGCGCCAACATCGATTTCGTGCACTGGCCCACCCCCGACCGGCTGGAGATCCGCACCTACGAGCGTGGCGTCTACGGCGAAACCCTCGCCTGCGGCACCGGCGTCATGGCCGCCGTCGCCGCCAGACTCCACGCCCGCCGGGCCCGTCTCCCTCAATGCCAGCTCCCCGTCACCGCCCTCACCCGCGGGGGGTTCGAGCTGCGGGTGGCGGGAGAAGAAGATCCAGCGGCCAGCCCGTTCCCCTTGAAATCTTGGTCCCTCACCGGCGACGCCCGCCTGGTTGCCCGAGGTGAGCTCCTGCCGGGAGCCCTGGCGCTCCCTGACGAGCCGGTTTGGTCTTGA
- a CDS encoding type II toxin-antitoxin system VapC family toxin, translating into MFLLDTNVVSELRRAGSGKADAQVVTWAEKVPAQRLFLSTITILEIEVGILRLERKNSHRGSTLRSWLENQVLDAFAGRILPIDIPVAHQCAQLHTPDPKPERDALIAATALVHGLTVVTRNTSDFAAMVEKTINPWQA; encoded by the coding sequence ATGTTCTTGTTGGACACGAACGTCGTGTCCGAGCTGAGAAGAGCCGGCAGCGGCAAAGCGGATGCTCAGGTCGTCACCTGGGCCGAAAAAGTGCCGGCTCAACGGCTGTTCCTCTCGACCATCACCATCTTGGAGATCGAGGTCGGCATCCTCCGCCTCGAGCGCAAAAATTCCCACCGAGGCTCGACCCTCCGCAGCTGGCTGGAAAATCAAGTCTTGGATGCTTTCGCGGGAAGGATCCTCCCCATCGATATCCCCGTCGCCCACCAATGCGCCCAGCTCCACACCCCCGACCCCAAACCCGAACGTGACGCCCTCATCGCCGCCACCGCCCTGGTGCATGGCCTAACCGTGGTCACACGAAACACCAGCGACTTTGCAGCCATGGTGGAGAAGACCATCAACCCTTGGCAGGCCTGA
- a CDS encoding type II toxin-antitoxin system Phd/YefM family antitoxin codes for MTTTLTSREFNQDASRAKKAAEEGPVVITHRGRPSHVLLTIQEYDRLAGNQPSIVDLLAMPEGQDIEFEAPRLKGPKLQPVDLS; via the coding sequence ATGACGACGACCCTGACCAGCCGAGAGTTCAATCAGGATGCCAGCCGCGCCAAGAAGGCCGCGGAAGAAGGGCCCGTGGTCATCACCCACCGAGGCCGCCCCTCCCACGTGCTCTTGACGATCCAAGAATACGACCGCCTCGCGGGCAACCAACCCTCCATCGTAGACCTGCTGGCGATGCCGGAAGGCCAGGACATCGAATTCGAAGCGCCGCGCCTGAAAGGCCCGAAGCTCCAGCCGGTGGACCTCTCCTGA
- the tyrS gene encoding tyrosine--tRNA ligase yields MSETKFLPVDEQMELLTRGHVDLVDEEQLRAKLERSRKTGKPLTVKTGFDPSSPDLHVGHSVLIRKMAHFQQLGHRVVFLIGDFTAMIGDPTGKKAARPQLSHKQVEENAATYAQQVFHILDAERTVIDYNNRWLGELGSAGMIRLAGRYTLARMMEREDFRTRFHDNQPIHLHELLYPLVQGYDSIALEADVELGGHDQIFNLLVGRTLMKEEGLEPQVVLTVPLLVGTDGTEKMSKSLGNAIALEDPPQEVYGKTMSIPDDLMWDWFLLLTDLPEAEIEARKRGLAEGKHHPKELKQELARHLVATYHGTEAAQSAQAEFDKIFAGGGVPDDVPEATAQAPIKIVQAMRDNGLASSNKEARRLLDQGAVSIDGEGIQDPHHALEPQGKPYLLKVGKRRFLKLTVEEG; encoded by the coding sequence ATGAGCGAGACTAAATTTCTCCCCGTCGACGAGCAGATGGAGCTGCTCACCCGTGGCCATGTCGATCTGGTGGACGAGGAGCAGCTGCGCGCCAAGCTCGAGCGTTCCCGCAAGACCGGCAAGCCCCTCACCGTCAAGACCGGCTTCGACCCCTCGTCGCCGGATCTCCACGTGGGGCATTCGGTGCTGATCCGCAAGATGGCCCACTTCCAGCAGCTGGGGCACCGGGTGGTCTTCCTCATCGGCGACTTCACCGCCATGATCGGCGACCCCACCGGCAAGAAGGCGGCGCGGCCGCAGCTCAGCCACAAACAGGTGGAGGAGAACGCCGCCACCTACGCTCAGCAGGTCTTCCACATTCTGGACGCCGAGCGCACCGTCATCGACTACAACAACCGCTGGCTCGGGGAGCTGGGCAGCGCCGGCATGATCCGCCTCGCCGGCCGCTACACCCTCGCCCGCATGATGGAGCGGGAGGACTTCCGCACCCGCTTCCACGACAACCAGCCCATCCACCTCCACGAGCTCCTCTACCCGCTGGTCCAGGGCTACGACTCCATCGCCCTCGAAGCGGACGTGGAGCTCGGCGGCCACGACCAGATCTTCAATCTGCTGGTGGGCCGGACGCTGATGAAAGAAGAGGGCTTGGAGCCTCAGGTGGTGCTCACCGTGCCGCTGCTGGTGGGCACCGACGGCACCGAAAAAATGTCCAAGAGCCTGGGCAACGCCATCGCCCTGGAGGACCCGCCGCAGGAGGTCTACGGCAAGACCATGTCGATCCCTGACGACCTGATGTGGGATTGGTTCCTGCTCCTCACCGACCTGCCGGAGGCGGAGATCGAGGCCCGCAAGCGGGGCCTGGCGGAAGGCAAGCACCACCCCAAGGAGCTCAAGCAGGAGCTCGCCCGCCACCTGGTGGCCACCTACCACGGCACCGAGGCGGCCCAGTCGGCCCAGGCGGAATTCGACAAAATCTTCGCCGGCGGCGGCGTCCCCGACGACGTCCCCGAGGCCACCGCCCAGGCCCCGATCAAGATCGTCCAGGCGATGCGCGACAACGGCCTCGCCTCCTCCAACAAAGAGGCCCGCCGCCTCCTCGACCAAGGCGCCGTCTCCATCGACGGCGAAGGGATTCAGGATCCCCACCACGCCCTAGAGCCCCAAGGCAAGCCCTACCTGCTCAAGGTTGGCAAGCGGCGGTTTTTGAAGCTGACGGTGGAAGAAGGCTGA